The proteins below are encoded in one region of Castor canadensis chromosome 6, mCasCan1.hap1v2, whole genome shotgun sequence:
- the Gpc2 gene encoding glypican-2, with protein MFALRSLLLLLLPLCPGPGPGPGSEAKVTRSCAETRQVLGARGYSLNLIPPALISGEHLQICPQEYTCCSSETEQKLIRETEATFRGLVEDSGSFLVHTLAARHRKFNEFFREMLSISQHSLVQLFTHSYGRLYSQHALIFNGLFSRLRDYYEKSGEGLDDTLADFWAQLLERAFPLLHPQYSFPPDFLLCLTRLTSTTDGSLQPFGDSPRRLRLQITRALVAARAFVQGLETGKNVVSEALKVSVSEGCRQALMRLTGCPLCRGVPSLMPCRGFCLNVAQGCLSSRGLEPDWGSYLDGLLLLAEKLQGPFSFELAAESIGVRISEGLMHLQENSVKVAAKVFQECGTPHPVPARHRRAPAPWEEASRPWRASAEEERPTTAAGTNLHRLVLELRERLGRVRGFWAGLPLTVCEDTRMAADISQEAAPCWTGLGRGRYLKPVVGSSPTEQLHNPELEGDTSGPDVPTRRRRLHLRAATARMRAAALGQDLDMRDADEDASGSGGGQQYADDWKAGTAPVPPPARLPRPPRPPRRDGPGGKGGGGSARYNQGRSRSQGTSIGLQTPPILTFFPLALVVLGPR; from the exons GTGAGCACCTGCAGATCTGCCCCCAGGAATACACCTGCTGTTCCAGTGAGACAGAGCAGAAGCTTATCAGAGAAACTGAAGCCACCTTCCGAGGTCTGGTGGAGGACAGTGGCTCCTTTCTGGTTCACACGCTGGCTGCCCGGCACAGAAAGTTTAATG AGTTTTTTCGGGAGATGCTGTCCATATCCCAGCATTCCTTGGTCCAGCTCTTCACGCACTCCTATGGccgcctgtattcccagcacgcCCTCATCTTCAATGGTCTGTTTTCTCGCCTGCGGGACTACTATGAGAAGTCTGGTGAGGGGTTAGATGACACCTTGGCAGATTTCTGGGCACAGCTCCTGGAGAGAGCCTTCCCCCTGCTGCACCCACAATACAGCTTCCCCCCTGACTTCCTGCTCTGCCTCACGCGCCTCACTTCAACTACTGATGGGTCTCTGCAGCCCTTCGGGGACTCACCCCGTCGCCTCCGCCTGCAG aTAACCCGGGCCCTGGTGGCTGCCCGGGCCTTTGTCCAGGGCCTGGAGACTGGAAAAAATGTGGTCAGTGAAGCACTTAAG GTGTCCGTATCTGAAGGCTGCAGGCAGGCTCTGATGCGTCTGACTGGCTGCCCCCTTTGCCGGGGAGTCCCCTCACTTATGCCCTGCAGGGGCTTCTGCCTCAATGTGGCCCAGGGCTGTCTCAGCAGCAGGGGACTGGAACCTGACTGGGGCAGCTATCTGG ATGGTCTCCTGCTGCTAGCTGAAAAGCTCCAGGGGCCCTTTTCCTTTGAGCTGGCTGCTGAGTCCATTGGGGTGAGAATCTCAGAGGGTTTGATGCACctgcaggaaaacagtgtgaaggTGGCAGCCAAG GTGTTTCAGGAATGCGGGACCCCCCACCCAGTGCCTGCTCGCCACCGCCGAGCACCAGCACCCTGGGAAGAAGCGAGCCGGCCATGGAGGGCGTCGGCCGAGGAGGAGCGCCCCACGACGGCGGCGGGCACCAACCTGCACCGGCTC GTGTTGGAGCTCCGCGAGCGGCTGGGCCGGGTGCGGGGCTTCTGGGCTGGGCTGCCCTTGACCGTGTGCGAGGACACTCGCATGGCTGCGGACATCTCGCAGGAGGCGGCACCCTGCTGGACCGGACTTGGGCGAGGCCG GTATCTGAAGCCCGTGGTCGGGAGCTCCCCGACCGAGCAGCTCCACAACCCGGAGCTGGAAGGGGACACTTCGGGCCCCGATGTCCCGACGCGGCGGCGCCGGTTGCATCTCCGGGCGGCCACAGCCAGGATGAGGGCGGCCGCGCTCGGACAGGACCTGGACATGCGCGACGCAG ATGaagatgccagtggctcaggagGGGGACAGCAGTATGCAGATGACTGGAAGGCTGGGACAGCACCTGTGCCCCCCCCAGCCCGACTTCCAAGACCTCCTCGTCCTCCTCGGAGGGACGGTCCTGGGGGCAAAGGAGGAGGTGGCAGTGCCCGCTACAACCAGGGCAGGAGCAGGAGTCAGGGGACGTCTATTGGCCTCCAGACTCCACCCATTCTTACTTTCTTCCCCTTAGCCCTGGTCGTGCTTGGACCTCGATAA